ACATTATACGACATAGCTCTGTGGTGGTGAATTGTGGTGAATTGTGGGTTGTAGGATTTACGAACCGACTCATCTGAGGGTAAGTACCCAATATAATATTGTATTAATCATACAAGATACAAAAACACTAAAAGGCTCTTCCAAAAATATTCAAAAATATAAAAAAACCTCTTCTTTTGTCTAACCCCCGTATTTTCTGTGCCTTTTGGCTTAACTGAGCCATTCTAAAAGTCCGTTTTCCAAAAATATTCAAAAATATAAAAAGGCACCCTAAACTTTGGCTAACCTAAGCCATCGTGTCTGTCTAACCCCCATAAAATCGCTATCAAAATACTATAAAAATGAAAACATTTGAGAAAGAAAAACCTAAAGCGATAATTGAAGTTAGTAAAAAGAAAAAGCCCAGAACTAAAAAGATATTTTGGCAACCTCATCCAGGTCCTCAAACTGAAGCTCTATCTCGCATAGAATTTGAAGTTCTCTACGGCGGTGCCCGCGGCGGTGGTAAAACAGATGCAGGTTTGGTTTTTCTTACAAGATGGATACATATTCCTCAATTTAGAGCACTGGTTATTAGAAGAAATGCTGATGATTTAAAAGATTGGATTGACAGAGCAAGATTAATGTATTCTACTTGTGGAGGAATAGTTGTCGGTATACCGCCAGAGATAAGATTCCCTTCAGGTGCTAAAATAAGAACAGGACATTTAAAGGATGACGCGGCTTATACTAAATATCAAGGACACGAATACCAGAAGATGGTTATTGAAGAATTGACTCAGATACCTTCGGAGGAACAATATTTAAAACTTACTTCGTCTTGTCGTTCAACTTTGGATAATGTTGCCCCGCAGATATTCTCTACGACTAATCCTGGAGGTGTTGGTCATGTATGGGTTAAAAATAGATTTAGAATTTCAGGCACCCCCAGTAAACCGATTGTAACCAGAGACACTGATACTGGACTTGCCAGAGTGTTTATTCCAGCCAGAATTACGGATAATCCCAGTTTATTGGAAAAAGACCCTAGATATGTTCAATGGTTGAATGGATTAAAACCGGTTTCTTTGCGTAAGGCTTGGCGTTTCGGTTCTTGGGACATATTTGCCGGACAGTATTTTGAAGAATGGAATGATGTGAAGCATGTGATTAAGCCTTTTCCTATACCTAGTACTTGGAAAAGATTCAGAGCGTATGACCATGGATACGCTAAACCGGCTTGTTGCAAGTGGTATGCCGTGGATTATGATGGACGTGTTTGGGTTTATAAGGAATTATATGTTACTAAATGGAAGATTCCTAAAATAGCTAAGAAAATAGTGAAGATGAGTAAAGGAGAGGAATATGCTTGGTCTGTTGCCGATGCCGCTATCTTTGCTAATACTGGAGAAGAAGAAACGATAGCGCAGAATTTCGCGAGACATGGTGTTAATTTCTTGCCATCAGGTAAAAGAAGAGTTGATGGTTGGAATTTAATGAGGCAATATTTGAGTTATGAAGATGATATTGAGCCTCAGATGATTTATTTTAATAATTGTATTGATTCCCTTAGGACAATTCCGTCTTTGATACAAGATGAAAAGAATCCTGAAGATATTGATACTGATGGAGAAGACCATGCTGCTGATACGGATAGATATTTCTTGACCACTCTTAGAGAAAGGAAGATGGAAAAAACTGAATTTACTGAAAGCAATAGTGTGAATTCCGCTCAAAGGAAGCTGAATATGTTAAAAAATGGAAACAATGAGATAAATTTTAATGATTTTTATGAATAAAGAAAATAATATTGAGGAAGAAGAAAGACAAAGTAAAATAGAGAAAACTTTTGATGTCAATAAATTGTCTAAGGAAAATCAAGCTGAGTTTAAATTTGTTATTAATAGGATTGAAGAGCTCAAGAAGACTAGAGAGGATGTTTTTGGACAAAATCTTGAATCAATATGGGCGGAAGCTGATGAAAAATATATTCCGCATAAGGTTAAGGGGACGGAAAGGAAGGTTATTGCTGAAGATGAAGAAAAAGGTTGGCAAGGTGCATTGGTTAATTTAAGAAGTCCGGACGCTTGGCGCTCTGATGTGGCGCATACTAACCCTTTTATTAAGATTCAAACAGCCATGGCGATTTTGATTGATCGCAATCCTGAGGCTGTTTTTTTACCTGCCGGAAAGAAATATGAAGCTATATCGGAGTTGCAAAGACAATTGTATAAGAGGAATTGGGAGGTTGCTAAATCTAAACAGCAATTAAAAAAGTTTGTTTTTAATTTAGCTAAATACGGATGGGCTGTCGGTAGAACTTATCCTTTGAAAATTGAGCGTAATGTTAAAGTTAGAGAGAATGTTGATGAAGAAAATCCAAGTAATAATACTTGGGAAAAACGTAAAATTATTGAGTATAATGATGTGTTCAGAGAGAATCTTGACCCTTGGAATGCTTGGATTGATGATATGGCTAGACCGAATAATGGTTTTTCAGTTCGAGATTGGTGTTGGCGTAAAATCTATACTATGGATAGAATGAAGGAGGAATTTGGTAAATATGAAAATTTTAAATATGTTAAATCCGGAGGAACAACTGAGGATAAGGTACAGGAAGGAATAGTTAAGAAATTGATTTCAGAAAATCGCGTGGAAGTTTATTTTTATGAGAATCGTTTACGTGATTTGTTTATGGTTATTGCCGGCGGTGTTCCAATTGTGATTGAACCTTTACCGATTGAAGATGTTTCCGGAACTAAAAAACTGTCCCTTTGGCAGACTTATTGGTTACTTAGACATTCAGAATCGCCTTATGGTATAGGAATTTATGAGGCGATTAGGAATGATGAAAAGTTATTGGATAGGATTAGGAATATGACCATTGACCAATTGACTTTGTCTATTTATAAACCGGGTTTTTATCAAGGAACTGAAAGTTTAAAAGAAGAAGGTGAAATTATGATGAAACCGGGAGTTGCCAAACAAGTTCAGAATCCTAAAGATATTACTTGGATGGAAGTTAAAGGACCCGGTAAAGACGCCTGGGAAGGTATTAATATGTTTCAGAAAGATGTTGATAATGCTTCCGGTGTGACTGCTCCGGTGATTGGTTTGGAAACTATCGGTAAAACCGCGTTTGAAGCCGCTCAAGCTAAAGAAGCAGCCTTAAAACGTTTAAAAACTCCTTTGGATAATATTACGGAAGCTTTAGAAGATGATGCTTACTTGACTATGGCTATTATCAGAATGCTTTATTCAATACCAGAAGTTATCAAGATTAGTGATTCTGATAAGATTGAACAATATTTAAAGGCGATTCAAAGCGACCCGTCTTTGTATCAAAGAGATGAGGAAGGTAATTTTCAGGCTTTGGTTTATCGTGAAATACAGTTTGGCTTGGATACTGATGAAAAAGGCAATTTGGTTGAAGATAAAGAAAGTAGATTTTTCAGACTTAAACCTGAAGCTTTGGATTGGCAAGGAATGATTAATGTTAAGGGGCAATCAATTTTAGCTCCTTCCAAGGAACTAACCAAGACTATGGATTTGGAATTTGCTAATTTATTGGTTCCGGTTTTACAGATGCCTCCGGAACTGGTTGGTAAGTTAGCTAAGCAACTTTGTAAGGTTTACGATAAGGATGCTAAAGAATGGTTGCCTGATGAATGGCTGGGACAAGGTCCGGTTAATGAACCTTTATTAGTTCCTCAAAATTTGGCTCAGAATGCAGTTCCCAATGAAACGCAAGGTGGGGGAATGATGAGTGCCAGTCCTCCGGAAGCGCCTCAAGCCGTGTCTGGAACAAAGATTGAAACTCGTCCGACAACGCAAGGTGGGGGAATGTTCAATCGTTTGATGAGCAGAGTATCTAATGCTTTTAAAAGATAATGTTAAAGTTAAGTGAACAAGAGCTATCTCAATTAAGACAATTGCGTTATTCTCCGCAATGGCAAACTTTAGAAAGAGTGGCTGAGCTTTTTAGTGAAAGTATTCAGAAAGGCAAGGTTGCTAAACGCACGGAATGGAACTTTATTCAAGGTGTTTTGGAAAAAGAGGGACGCATTCAAGGAATAAAAGATTTTTTGGAAGAAATAAATAAATTAAGTGAAAATGAATGATTGAAGACTATGAACAGTTTGTTTTGCATGACAAACAGGGGAAAAATGATATAATTATGGAAGTAAATTGGCGTCCGCAAGATGAGAAATTGAATAAATGTCAGGTTATTCGCGCTAAACTCGGTGAAAAGACTTGTTATTTGGATAAAGAAGAATTAAATGCATTCCTTTTTGTAATTGGTAAGCCTTCTGAACAACGTAAAATGATTCCAATGACCATTACCAAAGTGCGTCATTATAGAACAACCGTGAATATAATGGCTACGCGTGATGTTAGAAAGGGTGAAATCATTCGCGGTCCGGTAACAATTACCTTGCCTTCGGTTTCAGAAGAAATTATTGCCGATGTCGCCAGAGAAGCAAGTGATAAAGTTAATGATCGTTATGATTTAAGAAAATTACTTAATGATACTAAGGAAAAAACAAGAATAAAGCAAAAAAAAGAACCAATAACAACATATATTAATGAAACTAAACAAGGAATAAAAAAAGATGAATGAAAATATAAATGAAGAGCAAAAACTCTCTAAAACAAAAGCAGGGGAAGAAATTAAAAATGGCTATGGTAAAAAAAGTGTGCATATTAAAAGAATAGAAAATGAAGTGCTGGAATTGAAATTGATTCTTGAAAAAATGCGTGAAGATATGAAAAAAATGGCTAGGGTTCAAGAAATTGACCGGACGACCGCTAAAATTAAACAAGAAGAAACTCCGATTAAAAAACTTGAAAAAACACGCAATAATACGCCGATTCCTGAAGATTATCGTAAAGCCGTAGATTTAATTTTAAATCAAGAATTTGGTATTATGATTGAACCAAGGTCAGATACTCCGGAGTTTAATTTTGTTATTGTCGTTCCGGAGAAATACAGTGATTTGGATTTAAATGAAAAAAGAATGCATAAGGTTGATTTGCGTTCTAAAAATGTTTCTTACGCGGAAAAAACTGGCGGTGTTAAAGCATGGGCTGAAAAAGTCTATAATAGTTTTAATATGGAAACTAAGGCTCAGATTGCCGCTGACCGCAAATTAAGCTGAAAACTTATGAAAAAATTGGTTTTAAAGAATAAATTTTTATGGCCAATGACAAGTTTAGGGGTGATGGATTTGGCTTCTTGGCTGGCTAATTTGAATTTGGTCGGTAAAAAATCGCGTCTGCGCACTCGTTTTATTCTTCTGCTTCGTACCCGTTTAGAAGAAATTGCTTCGGAACGTAAACGTTTATTTGAAGACTATGGTGAAAAAAATAAGGATGGCAAGTTTATATATATTAATAAGGATGGAGAAGAAACAACTAAACCTGAAAATGAAGCCCGCTTAAAGATTAAAGATGGAAAAACTGAAGAACAACTGGATAAAGAATTTAATGATTATTTAGAAGAAGATTTTGTTATTGATGTTAGTCCTCAAAGTGAAGAAACAATTTATGGAGTATCGGAAATTGTTTTAAATACTGAAGAAAAATTTTTCGGTCTAATGGCTGATAACTATGATAAGTGGTGTGAAGCTTTTGAAAAAATACAATAATTTACAAGTTTTTATTCGATTAAAATATTAACCTTAATCTTTTGTTGACGTATCCCACCTCTTCAAGTGGGTTATCAAATGGAAGTGAAAAAATATGGATGAACAAAAAGCGGGGAAAATTCCCGATTTCGCTGAAAATGAAGAAGATAATCAAAAAGCGGAAGGGAAAGAGGAAGTAAAACAAACCGAAGATGAAGAATCTTCGGACGGGGAGAAGGCCACTCCATTGCCCGATTCTTCCGGCGAAAAAAAACCAGCCGATTTGCAAAAAGTCGGTGATGATATTGATAAAGACAAAGACGCCGCTCTCTTAGGACTTGCCGCGGAAAGAGAAAAACTTTTGACTGAAATTCAACAATTGCGTGGAACCAGAAGAGATTTGCGTCAACAAACTTCGGAAGTAACTAATGAAGCTCAAGATAAAAAGGATATTCAGGAATCATCTTTGGATGATGAAATTAATCCTGAAGATTATCGCCTTATTAAAAACGTTTTGGAAAAAGAAGGTTATGTTAAAAAGGATGAAGCTTTAGCTTTAAACTACAAAAATGTTGAACAACAACAATTGGAGTCTTGGCTGGAAGAACATCCTGAGTTTAAGGTTGAGAATGATCCTCATGACCGCAATTGGAATACTTTGATGGCTGAATATAATCTTTATATTAAGCCTAAAGATCCTAATAAAACCAAAGAATTTTTAAATCGAGCTTTAAAAGCGTTTCCGAAAAAAGACTTTGTCAATGGACAAGGTGCGGAAGGAACTCAGAACCAGCGGAAAATGGAGACTGCTGGTATGGGTTCTGAAGGTACTACCCCTCCTTCTTCGTCTGGACTGTCTGTTCCATCGGGCTTAAATGAACAAGAGGCCAGGGAACACTTAAGTCGAGGCGGTTGGTCAGAGGAAGAAATCAATGAGATTCTAAAAAAATAATTAATTAATATGGCAGGATTTAAATTAGCTAAACCCTATGACAATGTTGATGAAGAAGAAGTAACTATTTCTTCGCTTACTTTGTCGGTTGGTGATTTGTTGGAACGTGATATTGGTGCGACCGCTTGTACTGTCGCTGATACAGCGACAGAACATTGGCAAAGGAAGTATGTTTGCACCGAAAGCGCGACATCTTCCGATACTACGGTCAACACTATTCCCGTAAATAATGAATTTTTATGGGAAGTTGAGTCAGCTAACAACAGCAATGCTGACCACAATGGCGATCGTATGGCTTTGACCGATAAAAATACGGTCAACAATTCCGGTACTGATGATACTTCAGAAGAAGCTTGTGTTATTCAAGTAGGTGTTTTAGGAGCCGCTGCCGAAAAAAGGATTCTGGTTAGATTCCTTGATTCGTCTGGCGTAAATCCTGATGCTACATAATCTCTATGGCTACATTACATATTGCTGATGCCGCAGACCTAGTGGACCGCTCTATTCAAAAAATCTTCTTAAAAGGAAGTAAAGATGAATCACGAGACTTTGAGCAATACTTCAATACAGAGGTTGGCATCACGGATTATTACATTAAGGATAGTTCCATGTCCGGATTGGGTTATGCCTCTCGAATTTTGGAGA
This portion of the Patescibacteria group bacterium genome encodes:
- a CDS encoding terminase family protein → MKTFEKEKPKAIIEVSKKKKPRTKKIFWQPHPGPQTEALSRIEFEVLYGGARGGGKTDAGLVFLTRWIHIPQFRALVIRRNADDLKDWIDRARLMYSTCGGIVVGIPPEIRFPSGAKIRTGHLKDDAAYTKYQGHEYQKMVIEELTQIPSEEQYLKLTSSCRSTLDNVAPQIFSTTNPGGVGHVWVKNRFRISGTPSKPIVTRDTDTGLARVFIPARITDNPSLLEKDPRYVQWLNGLKPVSLRKAWRFGSWDIFAGQYFEEWNDVKHVIKPFPIPSTWKRFRAYDHGYAKPACCKWYAVDYDGRVWVYKELYVTKWKIPKIAKKIVKMSKGEEYAWSVADAAIFANTGEEETIAQNFARHGVNFLPSGKRRVDGWNLMRQYLSYEDDIEPQMIYFNNCIDSLRTIPSLIQDEKNPEDIDTDGEDHAADTDRYFLTTLRERKMEKTEFTESNSVNSAQRKLNMLKNGNNEINFNDFYE